One Hippoglossus hippoglossus isolate fHipHip1 chromosome 5, fHipHip1.pri, whole genome shotgun sequence genomic window carries:
- the LOC117761837 gene encoding olfactory receptor class A-like protein 4 — MEGSENPNEDLGLVGMGLRVSVSPAQNAFYIILVMLGILGNATVVVVIGKSVIMDHGGGQNSDIIIINMALSNLMVSLMRNTLLVISDMGLELYSSKEWCQFLMGVWVWLRSVNVWSTLYLSAFHFQTLRRVAPNSGNLHGPRSPPTTLLLSMALIWLLNFIYSIPAHIFSTNGNVNTTETLMLVSSTTRPLLGCVWDFPSTYSGLAYATTSIVIHETLPIILMAITNMGSLYTLYTHGRMRSSVQDGPVIKRVPAERRAAKVILALIMLFIASWGTSIISVNYFNYNQGSSANFLLIIARFANIIFIAMSPAILAVGHRRLRSTVKSLLSH; from the exons ATGGAAGGCTCAGAAAATCCAAATGAAGACCTGGGGCTTGTGGGGATGGGACTTCGCGTCTCTGTGTCCCCTGCACAAAATGCCTTTTACATCATCCTGGTGATGCTGGGAATCCTGGGTAATGCCACCGTGGTTGTGGTGATCGGTAAGAGTGTGATTATGGACCACGGCGGAGGACAAAACTcggacatcatcatcattaacatGGCGCTGTCTAACCTGATGGTGTCTTTGATGAGGAACACGTTGCTTGTTATCTCAGACATGGGACTCGAG CTGTACTCATCCAAAGAGTGGTGTCAGTTCCTGATGGGTGTCTGGGTGTGGCTGCGATCGGTCAACGTGTGGTCAACGCTCTATCTCAGTGCGTTCCATTTCCAGACTTTGAGGCGCGTGGCTCCCAACAGCGGGAACCTTCACGGGCCCCGGAGTCCTCCTACCACCCTGCTGCTGAGTATGGCCCTCATCTGGCTCCTCAACTTTATCTACTCCATTCCTGCTCATATATTTTCCACGAACGGGAATGTGAACACAACAGAG acacTGATGCTGGTGAGCAGCACAACGCGCCCCCTGCTGGGCTGCGTGTGGGACTTTCCCTCCACCTACAGTGGCCTGGCCTATGCCACCACCTCTATAGTGATCCATGAGACCCTTCCCATAATCCTGATGGCTATCACCAACATGGGCTCCCTCTACACCCTCTACACCCATGGCAGGATGCGCAGCTCAGTGCAGGACGGTCCGGTCATCAAACGAGTGCCAGCTGAGAGGCGAGCGGCcaag GTGATTCTCGCTCTCATTATGCTCTTCATTGCTTCTTGGGGAACCAGCATTATCTCCGTCAACTATTTCAACTACAACCAGGGCTCTTCGGCTAATTTCCTCCTGATCATTGCTCGTTTTGCCAACATTATCTTCATCGCCATGTCACCTGCTATTCTGGCAGTCGGCCACAGGAGACTGCGGTCTACCGTCAAGTCCTTGCTCTCGCACTGA